The DNA region actaattccCTGACATTTTTTCTCACATCTTCTCTCTCTATCTGCAAGGTGGTAGGACACTAATCCCCCGACTGGTATGGCACAACCTCACTAGgaaaaggtggtagggcactaatcttCCGATTCATTCTCCCCGATGTAtgcctccaggagaaggtggtaggacacTAATCCCCTAATGTTATGCCTCCTGGAGATGAGCAGACGAGAGACGGCATCCAGATTAGCTACCAGAATGTATCGGGTTCTGACAGTATAACTGatacgtgagctcacggccagtagaaaAGGCATACATAATATGTATTTGTTTGTCTTGTTTAAGTTTGCATTACTTGGGTTTACCTATTTGATTATCTATGCTTAATTGCTATATGCTTTACCAACTGTAACTGCATcctatttgtgtttttcttattTGTATTGTTTGTCTGTGCAGGAGGAGTAACGAGGGCAGTTCTACCAGTGCTTCAGAGGGCTGGAGAAAGTAGAACTTGAAAGATTAAGTTAGGATTTGAGTTTTAAACTTACAAACCTTAGATTATATACCCAAAATCTGGTTTAGCTTATTCTTTAAGTTTAAATATAAGTATTGGAGTTCTATGATTGCCTCTGATTTTTTTGAGACCTTGTATATTATTTATGTGGGTACCATTACCATgatgagaacctccagttcttatTCTATACATATGTTatctttttcagatgcaggttgtgAGGCATCCCGCTAGGCATCTGGAGTTTCAGTTTTAGTGAAGTTAGGTCATTGGCTTTTGTGTTTtgctatgtatgtatgtatgtatgtatgtatgtatagatTTTTCATTAATATATGTGCTTTACTTTTGTACCTCATAGAGGCTtgatggagaactagggtttatTTTGAGTGTTTTCTAGCCAGCCTTGGCTctggactatatatatatatgtgtgtgtgtgtgtgtatgtattTACTTTTCTTTGTACGCAAATTTTTGCTACGTGAGCGTTAGGCTTTTCTTTGTGTGAATTTGTTTAAACTATCCTTTAAGGCTCCTTGAGTATTAAAttctttcaactattattatgtatatattttattttagagatcgtaataccacaccacctctgttatacgacttaagcgtaaagctctatgtggtagggtgttacaagtagCAGGGATTATGGTTCATCCCACTTACTCCAGGTCAATGATTGAGATACCTAGGTaatagcaaggattgtggttcatctagcttgctccaggtcagtgattgtgacacttgagtagtagcagcagtaatgaattattccacttgctccaagttgaaTTTTTAAACActcgcctgggtagtagcagcagtagtggtttattccacttgctctaggttaaGTGGGTAGTAGCAAGGTGGTTGTGACTCAGACCCACTTGCTTTGCGatggggtgtttctgtccaaggttagctaccaggacatgtcgggtttggctatataactgacagatgatatcatcggcagtaggacaggcatgcatcatatacatTTGTTGTTATTTATTTATCCTCGCCATTAATATTGTATCTTGTAAAGAGGGTTAAGAGTTTTCATGGTTATGTTTATAAGTTATGGTATAAAGAACCTAGTTAttttgtgtgtgtgtatatatttaAGTGGTTGTGATtgatttgtatatatgtatgtgtgaTTTCAAACAAaaagtatttctattttttttaaaaaagaatagtTTATACGGTTTCGAGTTTTTCAAAggcttctattttattattaaatatatgaaagTCGTCATAATACTCCTCACTATCAGAGTGGTGCAGCTAAAAGCGTGACATTCTGGCTGCGCTACTCTAGTAGTAAAGGTGTTACATTTCatgtcaattttaaaaataaaaaaaatattttaaataatactaaacataaatgaatataatatataaatttagtatataataaaataaatagaacatgcatattaatatattagtatataaacgaaaaaaattatatattattaaagttaTGATGCGTGcagtaatattttaaatcaattaatagaaaaaaagaatattattacATTATTAGAAGAaggataatattttaatttattattaattacatgCATTAAATgtgatttatataaattatactacaattatacataattttttaaaaattagagaattaaattattatataataattaccaTGACTACTAGATTATGTTCTAATATTCAATTTAATATATTGTTAAATAgagtattatataaaatttttatatttattttttatttttttataagtataatttaattagaaaTGTCAAAGTAACGTTCAAGCATAAAGTTTGGAAACTTAAAGTCAGAGTACTTCGATTGTGAagtgaaaaataatttgaaacGTGGATACAGAAAACTCTAATTAAAATAGTTCTAATTGATAAAAaggtaattatatttatatatcaagAATAAACCAATTATATATTGTGTACAATTATTGAAGGTTTGTAAATTGTCTAGAAAATGAGGGTTGAATCTATGGCCACATTTTGATAATCTTTTTGCTTATGTTTCTGATTGGAATAAGAATTAAGTTACTGTTTAGTCTGCCAAGTAAAATTcaggagataattttattttctctcttcgcGAAAAGTTCAGGAACAGAGCAACTTCGTTGTTTGAGGATAGCTGTGAGTTTAGAGATATAAATAATGCaggaaatatttttgttttgtctctTATCGCAAAAAACCAAAAGAgataaataagagaaaatcacACAGTCATGTATCCTGTTTCAATCACCATGTGTAATGTGACCTACATTCAGTCTCTTCCACAATAGTGGTAAaaaattttcactatctttcaaAGATTATAAACACCAATTTTTCTAGGATTCaacccaatcctatctgggacaaacccAGCTTCTACCCAAGCTAGATTTGGCTAGGTTCACTCCTAGGGATGGCAGCAATACTCGTACCcgcgggtacccgccccgcccctacccggTCGGGGCGGGTTTAAACCTAACTCGGTGCGGAGCGGGTCTGAATCGTGGCGGGTTTGATGAGCGGGGCAGGGCGGGGTCGGGTTCAGgataaacccgcccctacccgccccggagtacatatatatatatataactttttagCAATTAGGGTTAGTAGGTTAAGGTTCTCACCCACCGTCACTGAACTCCCAGTCTCCCACTCTCCCAGTCCCAACCCTCATTGTCTCTTCCGCGCCTCCTTCAAGGTTCAAGCTGCATGTCGCTCCTCCTCCGCGCCGCCTCTCAGTCCCACATTCTCTGCGCTCCCTCCGGCCTCCAAGTCGGGCACTAGACGAGCCACCCCCGTGCCTCCTCTGCATCGTAATCAAGCCTCGTCTGGCTCCTCCTCCACGCCGCCTCTCAGTCCCACATGCTCGTGTATGGAGTTCATGGCACAGTGCAACTCACGCAAGGCGAGGGAATCAAACCCTGCGTGCCAGGTGGAGGTGAAGCGCCGAACCGATGAACACCCACCGCAGATCACGGTGACCTTCGTGAACGGCGTCGAGCAAGCCTTCGATGCGACCTCAACCCCTGCACAGAGCATAAGGACCATGATTCTTGAAAAAGGCCAAACCCTAGAGACCGAGCAGATGTTCCGAGAAGCTGGTGAGTCATGGCCCGTCATCATTCCCAAAGAAGAGCTATCTCAGCCCACACCTGGCGTCAATGTTTGTTTTTTCTCGCTTTATCGATTTTGTTTACTTGCGATTATGTTTGGTGCGGTTCCTTTCAATGTTAATTCTCTGCTTATTATTTCATTGCGGATCTTTTTCTGTTACTTTCTGGATGGTAATTAGTGCTGCATTATTGTCTTTACTTTTGGAATTTAGAATTGTATGGAAACGGAAAACTGCTCTTACATTTATCTGGGACagtaattttgattttcaaactTAAACATCCCTGGATTGCATTTTTCAATCTCAAATATGAGTAGTGGATGTTGCATTTAATCTCTTTGTCGCATGATGAGTATAGCTTTTCTTATAAGAGCCATGATGAGTTTGGTGGTTTTCCTGTTCTTCATGCCTGATATCCTACTTTAATTTGATCTTGcctgtaataaattttaatgcaaaattgCACATTTTTATTAGGGTGTTTGAAAGGTATTTTTTGCTTGTATTGTTATATAGAATAAGGAAGATACATTACAATTCTGAGATAAATTGAAGTTCCTAAATGAATTCATTGATTTTACTACCAAGGTACATGTCATATGTTGCTAGAAACAGTAAAGAAGAAACCATTCGTATTGATTAACTGTATGTTCCAGAATTTTTCTATAAGATGGACATAATTTCTTCCCCGGATATATAAATAATgctatataataatccatattaGTTGTCTGTATGCTATCTTTATGTGGT from Arachis hypogaea cultivar Tifrunner chromosome 10, arahy.Tifrunner.gnm2.J5K5, whole genome shotgun sequence includes:
- the LOC112717756 gene encoding uncharacterized protein, whose product is MSGAGRGRVQDKPAPTRPGVHIYIYNFLAIRVSRLRFSPTVTELPVSHSPSPNPHCLFRASFKVQAACRSSSAPPLSPTFSALPPASKSGTRRATPVPPLHRNQASSGSSSTPPLSPTCSCMEFMAQCNSRKARESNPACQVEVKRRTDEHPPQITVTFVNGVEQAFDATSTPAQSIRTMILEKGQTLETEQMFREAGESWPVIIPKEELSQPTPGVNPRKAEEKKQ